From the genome of Camarhynchus parvulus chromosome 8, STF_HiC, whole genome shotgun sequence, one region includes:
- the LOC115906249 gene encoding cytochrome c-type heme lyase produces MGLSASSPAATEQPPNASRQYQTASPPSECPMHQKKMSGCPMHMKTADHKTENTDDVPAHQERAYEFVACPVKSGAAQMNDDIDPSNMMPPPNQQPSPGQPFPLSTVREESSIPRAHSDKKWVYPSEQMFWNAMLRKGWRWKDDDITSEDMTNIIKIHNQNNEQAWKEILKWEALHATECPCGPSLMRFGGKAKEYSPRARIRSWMGYELPFDRHDWIVDRCGKEVRYVIDYYDGGAVDENYQFTILDVRPALDSLSAVWDRVKVAWWRWTS; encoded by the exons ATGGGTTTGTCCGCCTCCTCCCCGGCTGCCACAGAGCAGCCGCCAAATGCATCCAGGCAATACCAGACGGCATCTCCACCTTCAGAATGTCCCATGCATCAAAAAAAAATGAGCG GTTGTCCAATGCACATGAAGACTGCTGATCATAAAACTGAGAACACAGATGATGTTCCTGCACATCAAGAAAGAGCTTATGAGTTCGTAGCATGTCCTGTGAAGTCTGGTGCAGCTCAAATGAATGATGACATAGATCCCAGCAATATG ATGCCTCCTCCCAATCAGCAGCCATCTCCAGGTCAGCCATTTCCATTGTCAACTGTTAGAGAAGAATCTTCCATTCCTAGAGCACATTCTGACAAGAAATGGGTCTATCCTTCAGAGCAAATGTTCTGGAATGCTATGCTAAGAAAAGG GTGGAGGTGGAAAGATGATGACATAACAAGTGAAGACATGACCAACATTATTAAGATTCATAATCAAAATAATGAGCAAGCTTGGAAGGAGATTTTGAAGTGGGAAGCTCTACATGCTAC GGAATGTCCATGTGGGCCATCACTGATGCGGTTTGGAGGCAAAGCGAAGGAGTACTCGCCAAGAGCCAGAATACGTTCATGGATGGG GTACGAGCTGCCCTTTGACAGGCACGACTGGATCGTTGACCGCTGTGGGAAGGAGGTGCGCTACGTTATCGATTACTACGACGGCGGGGCGGTGGATGAGAACTACCAGTTCACCATCCTGGACGTGCGCCCCGCGCTGGACTCGCTCTCGGCCGTCTGGGACAGAGTCAAGGTGGCCTGGTGGCGCTGGACTTCCTAA
- the RWDD3 gene encoding RWD domain-containing protein 3, translating to MSELAREELSALAAIYCEPGACEVLAASETHGISFRIQISVKEVLDTDVLLKLLFHLPVNYPSTVPDISVTSDQLTRAQCMDVREKFLEEAKKHLSEPMVHDLILWVQQHLKDVIKQSATVCNEKTTLSKGTEDGIWMLLLHLDHMRAKAKYVKTVEKWASNLRLTGRLMFMGKIILILLQGDRNSIKEYLILQKTSKVDVDSSGKKCKEKMMRVLCETELQSQYKRFQTFEVKEYSAPEELQKEFETAGLTTLFSEFVPPLLK from the exons ATGTCGGAGCTGGCTCGGGAGGAGCTGTCGGCGCTCGCCGCCATCTACTGCGAGCCGGGTGCCTGCGAGGTGCTGGCGGCCTCAG aGACGCATGGAATCTCATTTAGAATTCAAATCAGTGTGAAAGAAGTGCTGGATACAGATGTACTTTTAAAGCTGTTATTTCATTTACCAGTCAATTACCCATCAACTGTACCAGATATTTCTGTTACCTCAGACCAGCTTACAAGGGCCCAGTGTATGGATGTGAGAGAGAAATTTCTTGAAGAAGCCAAGAAGCATCTTTCTGAGCCCATGGTACATGATCTGATCCTTTGGGTACAGCAGCATCTTAAAGATGTCATTAAGCAATCAGCAACAGTTTGCAATGAAAAAACTACTTTGTCAAAAGGAACAGAAGATGGTATCTGGATGCTCCTTTTGCATTTAGATCACATGAGAGCAAAGGCAAAATATGTGAAAACTGTGGAAAAATGGGCTTCAAATCTAAGGCTGACTGGAAGACTGATGTTCATGGGCAAGATAATATTGATTCTTCTTCAGGGTGACAGGAACAGCATTAAG gAGTACTTGATTCTTCAGAAAACTTCTAAGGTAGATGTGGACTCAagtggaaagaaatgcaaagagaaaatgatgAGAGTACTGTGTGAGACAGAACTACAGTCCCAGTATAAAAG GTTTCAGACCTTTGAAGTCAAAGAATATTCAGCACCGGAGGAGCTACAAAAGGAATTTGAAACTGCAGGACTTACAACTCTTTTCTCTGAGTTTGTGCCTCctctcttaaaataa